In Actinoplanes derwentensis, the following proteins share a genomic window:
- a CDS encoding fibronectin type III domain-containing protein, whose amino-acid sequence MATVLVLVAGLGITVRGLGSADQALASFDAASWLWSKGKAELARINGTSARVDTRADVGQAARGHQLQVSQSDRYVILRDVNTGAIASMDLTDLQAYWNAESQAGVGVSVALHDKSAFVIDAVQGKVQQVEPASLQAVGDPLQFPPGIGGGVFDGAGVLWVAAPTEGTVTAVQPGETAPVRVRTDSVAAPSHDLAVSAMDKGVAVLDRTTNALVKVTETGAGTPVTLPLTGPGELPPRTDGDTIAVTVADDRRVYTVGGSGIREMVVPEGGGGDLRTAVAYQGYVYVPEDDGTVHVFDENGQKQESFDIQRPGGDLELEVRENHLFINAPGSSTARVVNDQHTVRTVDKYDDDVVGGDPPQVKAEPEKPKEQKPKKPVVSKPGAPRAVRAAAGNTEVRVTWQAANPNGAAITRYVVTGADKTFPVGAEQRSLVVTGLTNGETYRFEVHAVNRKGDGPGRMSNAVVPTSDVPDPPATPPVAEAKPDGTVVVTWPEANGQGHKIQRYAVTAVSEGGSAPVGESASTTLTIPVGQLEFGKQYAFTVVAINDIAAGSAASGVSNTVVPFAVPGKPDAVEAATVADQAGAVRVTWTAPADNGRPITKYVVKAGDKETEVTETTVTLTGLGTGATVQVAVTAVNEAGAGEASSATARTVAAPTVTVTGVDPTFNTAKVAFSVNGGGGTTTCTLTVSGGGKGSTGSCTSLNASGLSPSTGYTFTVTAKNAAGNAAKAATKTTDDLYGTATCINGDSGDQKTYCNSDVDGRNGNEIFKGTTQTDSQQAGWVKNGTRLKTYCKKNGEEVYAFVYNDNKRSSVWIQVAYEGKTYIPWAWLNLDGGDDLGNLPTC is encoded by the coding sequence ATGGCGACTGTGCTGGTCCTGGTGGCGGGGCTCGGCATCACCGTCCGTGGTCTCGGGTCCGCTGACCAGGCGCTGGCCAGCTTCGACGCCGCATCCTGGCTGTGGAGCAAGGGCAAGGCGGAGCTGGCCCGGATCAACGGCACGTCCGCCCGGGTGGACACGCGTGCCGACGTCGGCCAGGCCGCCCGCGGGCATCAACTGCAGGTGAGCCAGAGCGATCGTTACGTGATCTTGCGGGACGTCAACACCGGCGCGATCGCGTCGATGGACCTGACCGATCTGCAGGCGTATTGGAATGCCGAATCCCAGGCCGGCGTGGGTGTGAGCGTGGCGCTGCACGACAAGTCGGCGTTCGTCATCGACGCGGTGCAGGGCAAGGTGCAGCAGGTCGAGCCGGCCAGTCTGCAGGCGGTCGGTGACCCGCTGCAGTTCCCGCCGGGCATCGGTGGTGGCGTGTTCGACGGGGCCGGGGTGCTGTGGGTCGCGGCGCCGACCGAGGGCACGGTGACCGCGGTCCAGCCGGGGGAGACCGCTCCGGTGCGGGTGCGCACCGATTCGGTGGCCGCGCCGAGCCACGACCTGGCGGTCAGTGCCATGGACAAGGGCGTCGCGGTGCTCGACCGGACGACGAACGCGCTGGTGAAGGTCACTGAGACGGGCGCCGGCACGCCGGTGACGCTGCCGCTGACCGGCCCGGGTGAGCTGCCGCCGCGCACCGACGGTGACACGATCGCGGTGACCGTCGCCGACGACCGGCGGGTCTACACGGTCGGCGGGAGCGGGATCCGCGAGATGGTCGTCCCCGAGGGCGGTGGCGGTGATCTGCGGACCGCGGTGGCCTACCAGGGCTATGTCTACGTGCCGGAGGACGACGGCACCGTGCACGTCTTCGACGAGAACGGCCAGAAGCAGGAGTCGTTCGACATTCAGCGGCCGGGCGGTGACCTGGAGCTGGAGGTTCGGGAGAACCACCTGTTCATCAACGCGCCGGGTTCCTCGACGGCCCGGGTCGTCAACGACCAGCACACGGTGCGGACGGTCGACAAGTATGACGACGACGTCGTCGGCGGCGATCCGCCGCAGGTGAAGGCCGAGCCGGAGAAGCCGAAGGAGCAGAAGCCGAAGAAGCCGGTGGTCAGCAAGCCGGGTGCGCCCCGTGCGGTGCGTGCCGCCGCCGGTAACACCGAGGTCCGGGTGACCTGGCAGGCCGCCAATCCGAACGGTGCCGCGATCACCCGTTACGTGGTGACCGGCGCGGACAAGACGTTCCCGGTCGGCGCCGAGCAGAGGTCACTGGTGGTGACGGGCCTGACGAACGGTGAGACGTACCGGTTCGAGGTGCACGCGGTGAACCGTAAGGGTGACGGGCCGGGCAGGATGAGCAACGCCGTGGTGCCCACCTCGGATGTGCCGGACCCGCCGGCGACACCGCCGGTCGCGGAGGCGAAACCGGACGGCACGGTCGTGGTGACCTGGCCGGAGGCCAACGGGCAGGGACACAAGATTCAGCGGTACGCGGTGACCGCCGTGTCCGAGGGCGGGTCCGCTCCGGTCGGCGAGTCGGCGAGTACCACTCTGACGATCCCGGTCGGGCAGCTGGAGTTCGGTAAGCAGTACGCGTTCACCGTCGTTGCGATCAACGACATCGCCGCCGGTTCGGCCGCGTCGGGGGTCAGCAACACGGTGGTGCCGTTCGCCGTTCCGGGCAAGCCGGACGCCGTCGAGGCGGCCACCGTCGCCGATCAGGCCGGTGCGGTGCGGGTGACCTGGACGGCCCCGGCCGACAACGGGCGGCCGATCACGAAGTACGTGGTCAAGGCCGGTGACAAGGAAACCGAGGTCACCGAGACCACGGTTACCTTGACCGGTCTCGGTACGGGTGCCACCGTGCAGGTCGCGGTCACGGCCGTGAACGAGGCCGGTGCCGGTGAGGCGTCCAGCGCGACCGCGCGGACGGTGGCGGCGCCGACGGTCACGGTGACCGGGGTGGACCCGACGTTCAACACGGCGAAGGTGGCGTTCAGCGTGAACGGTGGCGGCGGCACGACCACGTGCACGCTCACCGTGTCCGGCGGTGGCAAGGGCTCGACCGGCAGTTGCACCTCGCTGAACGCGAGCGGGCTCAGCCCGAGCACCGGCTACACGTTCACGGTCACCGCCAAGAACGCGGCCGGCAACGCCGCCAAGGCGGCCACGAAGACCACCGACGACCTGTACGGCACGGCCACCTGCATCAACGGTGACAGCGGTGACCAGAAGACGTACTGCAACTCCGACGTCGACGGCCGCAACGGCAACGAGATCTTCAAGGGCACCACCCAGACCGATTCTCAGCAGGCAGGCTGGGTCAAGAACGGGACGCGGCTCAAGACGTACTGCAAGAAGAACGGCGAAGAGGTCTACGCCTTCGTCTACAACGACAACAAGAGAAGCTCGGTGTGGATCCAGGTGGCTTATGAGGGCAAGACCTACATCCCGTGGGCGTGGCTGAACCTCGACGGCGGGGACGATCTGGGGAACCTGCCGACATGCTGA
- a CDS encoding fibronectin type III domain-containing protein, producing the protein MLDRARSMIASGQFEAAQVLLERTVEVGREKLGEDEPDVLSAQRELAGVYLRTDDPMAARRVLEDAYAAGQWRLGDSDPLMLHISHDLGVVAQELGNKHEARKAFGRVLANGPAVLGDGHEFVAQARGYLGEEPSGATVRPEIAPSPAPAPPADSQATPTDVPNPVTPDPITSQTDSAGTDGAAHVPTIPQPSHQHSGQTTAQQKAEPDARTAMERSTEMLPIARPVDSRQADTGQGATQSGHVDRQASAQSGPAVIRPKVPEIQAQAGYGQGQAAQSGQTGHAQGQTAQGGQTGHAQGGHTGHAADQHQHGGYATGQGYPADQQQGTYQGQQGYQSQQGQQSQQSQQGQGYSTAGYGQTGHPGVWQQVPAPNTGWQQAPVPNQGWPNQPQVPTVQATPYPAQKTGGRAVAIGLTAVATLVSALAVVALVVVLADRSQNTATEGDQTPAPTGPVLAGEPPTDVTLDDRGVEVNVTWRDPTGGKNGFIVSMAREGQQLRPVAPVGPGTTSSLVNGLNPDLEYCFAVVAVYSTKQFASSKQVCTERQ; encoded by the coding sequence GTGCTCGACCGTGCTCGTTCGATGATCGCCTCTGGGCAGTTCGAGGCTGCTCAGGTGCTGCTTGAGCGGACCGTCGAGGTGGGGCGGGAGAAGCTCGGTGAGGATGAGCCTGATGTGCTCAGCGCGCAGCGGGAGCTTGCCGGGGTCTATCTGCGTACCGATGATCCGATGGCTGCGCGGCGTGTTCTCGAGGACGCGTACGCGGCCGGGCAGTGGCGTCTCGGGGACAGCGATCCGCTCATGCTTCACATTTCGCATGATCTGGGTGTTGTCGCTCAGGAGCTCGGTAACAAGCATGAGGCTCGCAAAGCCTTCGGGCGGGTGCTGGCCAACGGGCCTGCGGTGCTCGGCGACGGGCACGAGTTCGTCGCCCAGGCGCGGGGTTATCTCGGGGAAGAACCTTCCGGAGCTACGGTACGGCCGGAAATCGCACCGTCTCCGGCCCCGGCGCCGCCCGCCGACTCGCAGGCCACGCCCACCGACGTTCCGAACCCGGTCACGCCCGATCCGATTACCAGCCAGACCGATTCCGCTGGTACGGATGGCGCAGCGCACGTGCCCACCATCCCGCAGCCCTCACACCAGCACAGCGGGCAGACGACCGCACAGCAGAAGGCAGAGCCGGACGCTCGTACGGCGATGGAACGGTCCACCGAAATGCTGCCCATCGCCCGTCCGGTGGATTCTCGGCAGGCGGACACCGGCCAGGGCGCCACTCAGTCCGGTCACGTCGACAGACAGGCCTCGGCGCAGTCCGGCCCGGCGGTGATTCGTCCCAAGGTTCCAGAAATCCAGGCCCAGGCCGGGTATGGGCAAGGTCAGGCAGCGCAGAGCGGCCAGACCGGTCACGCGCAGGGACAGACGGCTCAAGGTGGTCAGACCGGCCACGCGCAGGGCGGACACACCGGACATGCGGCCGACCAGCACCAGCACGGCGGCTATGCCACTGGCCAGGGATACCCGGCGGATCAGCAGCAAGGCACCTACCAAGGCCAGCAGGGTTACCAAAGCCAGCAGGGCCAGCAGAGCCAGCAAAGCCAGCAAGGCCAGGGATATTCGACGGCCGGCTACGGGCAAACGGGTCACCCCGGCGTCTGGCAGCAAGTGCCCGCTCCGAACACCGGCTGGCAACAGGCACCCGTCCCGAACCAGGGCTGGCCGAACCAGCCGCAGGTCCCCACGGTGCAGGCCACCCCGTACCCCGCTCAAAAAACCGGCGGCCGTGCCGTCGCCATCGGTCTGACCGCCGTCGCCACCCTGGTTTCCGCCTTGGCGGTGGTGGCCTTGGTCGTGGTGCTCGCGGACCGTTCGCAGAACACCGCCACCGAAGGTGATCAGACGCCGGCGCCGACCGGACCGGTGTTGGCGGGAGAGCCGCCGACCGACGTGACACTCGATGACCGGGGCGTGGAAGTGAACGTCACCTGGCGTGATCCGACGGGCGGCAAGAACGGCTTCATCGTCTCGATGGCGCGTGAGGGACAGCAGCTGCGACCGGTGGCACCGGTCGGGCCGGGGACGACCTCGTCGTTGGTGAACGGCCTCAACCCTGACCTGGAGTACTGCTTCGCCGTGGTGGCCGTCTACTCCACGAAACAGTTCGCCAGCTCGAAGCAGGTCTGCACAGAGCGTCAATAG
- a CDS encoding recombinase family protein: MRFAFYGRVSTEDQQDPQASKGWQLSRARSLIEPAGGEVVAEFFDIGLSRALPWKRRPEATRLLDAIKSAGRDFEAVVIGEPQRAFYGSQFGMTFPVFVHYGVGLWVPEVGGAIDPGSDAHDLVMALYGGMSKGERNRIKIRVHSAMKAQTELEGRYLGGRPPYGYRLADAGPHPNPGKAAEGKRLHQLDPDPITAPIVKRIFEEYAAGRGMTSIARGLTQDDIACPSAYDRARNPHRNTQVWETTAVRAILQNPRYTGHQVWNRARTDEVLIDVDDVALGHESRHRWNDPSKWIWSRIQSHEPLISTDLYEQAQRTIKKRGTNGTAGKAPRHTGHPYLFRGLITCGVCDRKMVGNPNHGRLYYRCTASRDYVRQHQISHPPALYLREDQITTPIDRFLRQELTGTALTDNIRRVAEAQYREALAAHDTAGEVERLRQTIADADTKISRYRATLDAGGDPALIADWISETTTIKKTAQARLGLTEAPPQRMTTDQIDAIAEAFDDLFRLLRDADPRDKAELYSRIGLRMTYRPGPETLIAEVCTPASSRVFDWCPRGDLNPHAR; this comes from the coding sequence ATGAGGTTCGCGTTCTACGGACGAGTGTCGACCGAAGACCAACAAGACCCGCAGGCATCCAAAGGCTGGCAGCTATCCCGCGCCCGCAGCCTGATCGAACCGGCCGGCGGTGAAGTCGTCGCCGAGTTCTTCGACATCGGACTGTCCCGCGCCCTGCCCTGGAAACGGCGACCGGAAGCGACACGCCTGCTCGACGCGATCAAGAGCGCAGGACGCGACTTCGAGGCCGTCGTCATCGGCGAACCGCAGCGCGCGTTCTACGGCAGCCAGTTCGGCATGACCTTCCCGGTCTTCGTGCACTACGGCGTCGGCCTGTGGGTGCCCGAGGTCGGCGGCGCCATCGACCCCGGCTCCGACGCACACGATCTCGTCATGGCTCTCTACGGCGGCATGAGCAAGGGCGAACGCAACCGCATCAAGATCCGCGTCCACTCCGCGATGAAGGCACAGACCGAACTCGAAGGCCGCTACCTCGGCGGACGACCGCCCTACGGCTACCGACTCGCCGACGCCGGCCCGCACCCCAACCCCGGCAAAGCCGCCGAAGGTAAACGTCTTCACCAACTCGACCCCGACCCGATCACCGCGCCGATCGTCAAACGCATCTTCGAGGAGTACGCCGCCGGACGCGGCATGACCTCGATCGCCCGCGGCCTCACCCAGGACGACATTGCATGCCCATCGGCCTACGACCGGGCACGCAACCCGCACCGCAACACCCAGGTCTGGGAGACCACCGCCGTCCGCGCCATCTTGCAGAACCCCCGCTACACCGGCCACCAGGTCTGGAACCGGGCACGCACCGACGAGGTTCTGATCGACGTGGACGACGTCGCGCTCGGCCACGAAAGCCGCCACCGCTGGAACGACCCCAGCAAGTGGATCTGGTCGCGCATCCAGTCACACGAACCGCTGATCAGCACCGACCTCTACGAACAGGCACAGCGAACGATCAAGAAGCGCGGCACCAACGGGACTGCCGGTAAGGCACCCCGGCACACCGGGCATCCGTACCTGTTCCGGGGTCTGATCACATGCGGCGTCTGCGACCGCAAGATGGTCGGCAACCCCAACCACGGACGCCTCTACTACCGCTGCACCGCCAGCCGCGACTACGTCCGCCAGCACCAGATCAGCCACCCGCCAGCCCTTTACCTCCGCGAAGACCAGATCACCACGCCCATCGACCGCTTCCTCCGCCAGGAACTGACCGGAACGGCGCTGACCGACAACATCCGCCGTGTGGCCGAAGCGCAGTACCGCGAGGCGCTCGCCGCCCACGACACCGCCGGAGAGGTCGAACGACTACGGCAGACCATCGCCGACGCGGACACCAAGATCAGCCGCTACCGGGCGACCCTCGACGCTGGCGGCGACCCGGCACTGATCGCCGACTGGATCAGTGAGACCACCACGATCAAGAAGACCGCACAGGCCAGACTCGGACTCACCGAGGCACCGCCCCAGCGGATGACCACCGACCAGATCGACGCCATCGCGGAAGCGTTCGACGATCTGTTCCGACTGCTGAGAGACGCCGACCCGCGAGACAAGGCCGAGCTTTACAGCCGCATCGGCCTGCGGATGACCTACCGCCCTGGCCCAGAAACACTGATCGCCGAGGTTTGCACCCCGGCGAGTTCTCGTGTCTTTGATTGGTGTCCGAGGGGGGACTTGAACCCCCACGCCCGATAA
- a CDS encoding FtsK/SpoIIIE domain-containing protein, producing MRAYGRRHRRWSRRNPQPLLLVPDEPLTLVVVAAVGRTLFRYRSELAPVFLALVLVVVGSVMHHSRPGAWPLVVVMTVLAATAVGLRGWPWGLTRPAERIYAATATSIAGGWLAAATTLGPTRSPLPTLLILAMVALGVPWWAHRRRRARVRVDRVINAWPNLAEMIGLAGSRIMSATVDTWGWRARVKLRPGQSVTDLVSRVPAIESALGTRPGAVRVEQDPAHAGRCTMRVLAVDPHAGAIPWPGPTARSLADPIELGVFEDATPVRVEMLRRHALIGGTTDSGKSGVLNVILGNLAACTDVVLWGIDLKGGMELRPWASCLARLATTPDEATDLLADAVAILDARAHAASHDNTRVWKPTPKAPALVIVIDEYAELADTAPDAVGHAESIARRGRAVAVDLLAATQRPTQKAMGGGALRSQMSIRVCLRVRERRDVDLILDKGMLADGWHAHTLDAPGKFYVLADGHNQPRRARAYLVTDDLVRQTAARYADQRPQLDPLSRAAIDHQPRPIEPPRPSADDPERTLLMALDQAPADGLSVPELIDLTGMRRTWIYDRLQAHATAGRARQVTRGRWRA from the coding sequence ATGAGGGCCTACGGACGACGTCACCGCCGCTGGAGCCGCCGCAACCCGCAACCGCTGCTGCTCGTACCCGATGAGCCTCTGACCCTCGTCGTTGTCGCTGCTGTCGGCCGGACTCTGTTCCGGTACCGATCGGAACTTGCTCCTGTCTTTCTCGCCCTGGTCCTGGTGGTCGTCGGGTCGGTCATGCACCACAGCCGACCCGGCGCGTGGCCGCTGGTCGTCGTCATGACCGTGCTGGCAGCAACGGCCGTGGGATTGCGCGGGTGGCCCTGGGGACTCACCCGCCCTGCTGAGCGCATCTATGCCGCCACAGCGACCTCCATCGCCGGCGGATGGCTCGCTGCCGCGACCACGCTCGGGCCTACCCGATCGCCGTTACCTACGCTGCTCATCCTGGCGATGGTCGCGCTCGGCGTGCCGTGGTGGGCACACCGGCGACGCCGCGCCCGCGTGCGTGTGGACCGGGTCATCAACGCGTGGCCCAACCTCGCCGAGATGATCGGGCTCGCCGGATCACGGATCATGTCGGCAACCGTCGACACGTGGGGATGGCGTGCTCGCGTGAAGCTGCGGCCCGGTCAGAGTGTCACCGATCTGGTGAGCCGCGTACCGGCCATCGAATCGGCTTTGGGAACCCGACCCGGTGCCGTTCGCGTTGAACAGGATCCGGCGCACGCCGGTCGGTGCACGATGCGGGTGCTCGCTGTCGACCCGCATGCCGGTGCCATCCCGTGGCCCGGTCCGACCGCCCGCAGTCTCGCCGACCCGATCGAACTCGGCGTGTTCGAGGACGCGACACCTGTGCGCGTCGAGATGCTTCGCCGGCACGCGCTCATCGGTGGGACCACCGACTCGGGTAAGAGCGGCGTGCTCAACGTGATCCTCGGCAACCTCGCCGCCTGCACCGATGTCGTGCTGTGGGGTATCGACCTCAAAGGCGGCATGGAACTCCGCCCGTGGGCGTCCTGCCTGGCCAGGCTCGCCACCACACCCGACGAGGCAACCGACCTGCTCGCCGACGCCGTCGCCATCCTCGACGCCCGCGCCCACGCCGCCAGCCACGACAACACCCGCGTCTGGAAACCCACACCGAAAGCACCGGCGCTGGTCATCGTGATCGACGAGTACGCCGAACTCGCCGACACCGCCCCGGACGCCGTCGGCCACGCCGAATCGATCGCCCGACGAGGCCGCGCCGTCGCCGTCGACCTGCTCGCCGCCACCCAGCGGCCCACCCAGAAAGCCATGGGCGGTGGCGCGCTGCGCTCACAGATGAGCATCCGCGTCTGCCTGCGCGTCCGGGAGCGCCGCGACGTCGACCTCATCCTCGACAAGGGCATGCTCGCCGACGGCTGGCACGCCCACACCCTCGACGCACCCGGCAAGTTCTACGTCCTGGCCGACGGCCACAACCAGCCACGCCGCGCCCGCGCCTACCTCGTCACCGACGATCTCGTACGCCAGACCGCCGCCCGCTACGCCGACCAGCGCCCGCAACTCGACCCGCTGTCCCGCGCAGCTATCGACCACCAACCAAGGCCCATCGAACCGCCGCGACCGTCAGCCGACGACCCGGAACGGACGCTGCTGATGGCACTCGATCAAGCGCCGGCCGACGGGCTGAGCGTCCCCGAACTGATCGACCTCACCGGCATGCGACGCACCTGGATCTACGACCGGCTCCAAGCCCACGCCACCGCCGGCCGCGCCCGGCAAGTCACTCGCGGACGCTGGCGAGCCTGA
- a CDS encoding helix-turn-helix domain-containing protein, whose translation MPNERLRTALLENGITPADLATSLKVDPKSVERWISGRTPYRRHRYAVAARLGVDEVYLWPDALSPDQLANASESEIISIYPHRWTVPSDLWRNVFASAEEEIGVLVYSGLFVSEDAGIQKIFKEKAEAGARVRILLGDPESDAVAQRGADEGVDDVQAAKIRNALVMYRPLRDIEGIEFRLHRTVLYNSIYRADDQVLVNTHIYSFTAAQAPVLHLRRAAGGGMVTTYLESFEHVWDQATPLE comes from the coding sequence ATGCCGAACGAGCGACTACGCACCGCATTGTTGGAGAACGGGATCACGCCAGCCGACCTGGCGACATCACTGAAAGTCGATCCCAAAAGCGTCGAGCGATGGATCAGCGGACGCACGCCCTATCGCAGACATCGGTACGCGGTCGCAGCCCGCCTCGGCGTCGACGAGGTGTACCTGTGGCCGGACGCGCTGAGCCCCGACCAGCTCGCGAACGCCAGCGAAAGCGAGATCATCTCGATCTACCCGCACCGGTGGACGGTCCCGTCCGACCTGTGGCGCAACGTCTTCGCCAGCGCCGAGGAGGAGATCGGCGTCCTGGTCTACAGCGGCCTGTTCGTCTCTGAGGACGCCGGAATCCAAAAGATCTTCAAAGAAAAGGCAGAGGCAGGAGCGCGGGTACGCATCCTGCTCGGCGACCCGGAAAGCGATGCAGTCGCGCAGCGTGGAGCCGACGAGGGTGTCGACGACGTCCAGGCCGCGAAGATCCGCAACGCCCTGGTGATGTACCGGCCGCTCCGCGACATCGAGGGCATCGAGTTTCGGCTCCACCGCACGGTGCTCTACAACTCGATCTACCGTGCCGACGATCAGGTACTCGTCAACACGCACATCTACAGTTTCACCGCAGCTCAGGCCCCGGTCCTGCATCTCCGGCGGGCCGCCGGTGGCGGCATGGTGACGACGTACCTGGAAAGCTTCGAGCACGTATGGGATCAAGCGACACCGTTGGAGTGA
- a CDS encoding NUDIX hydrolase, whose product MGQRIDYFDDPDAPAPTSLVPSANALVVNDSGEILLIRRSDNGNWALPGGAMDLGESLPQTAVRETAEETGIDVEVTGLVGIFTDPRHVILYTSNGEVRQEFSIVFTAQPISGTPTPSDETTEVRWVSEAECRSLPMDPSMRRRIEHFLTRPQDVHLG is encoded by the coding sequence ATGGGACAACGCATCGACTACTTCGACGACCCCGACGCACCCGCTCCAACGTCGCTGGTCCCGTCGGCGAACGCCCTCGTGGTCAACGACAGCGGCGAGATCCTGCTGATCCGCCGTTCCGACAACGGCAACTGGGCACTTCCCGGCGGGGCGATGGACCTCGGCGAGTCCCTGCCGCAGACCGCAGTGCGGGAGACAGCCGAGGAGACCGGTATCGACGTCGAGGTCACCGGCCTGGTAGGGATCTTCACCGACCCGCGGCACGTCATCCTCTACACCAGCAACGGCGAGGTACGACAGGAGTTCTCCATCGTCTTCACCGCCCAGCCGATCAGCGGAACTCCGACGCCCAGCGACGAGACCACCGAGGTCCGCTGGGTATCCGAAGCCGAGTGCCGCTCACTGCCGATGGACCCCTCCATGCGCCGACGGATCGAGCACTTCCTCACCCGGCCGCAGGACGTGCACCTTGGATAG
- a CDS encoding HD domain-containing protein, with translation MAEIERARDLTRLVLAESIPRRWAHSQGVGRKAESVAHLVGDDASALVCAAWLHDVGYAPDLVVTGMHQLDGARYLRDVAGMDDLICRLVAHHSCAFIEGQNRGLADELTNEFPPVEGLASHAITYADMTTTPDGEPVEVERRLAEILSRYGDGHLVAESIREASPLIIDSVQVINAALAQR, from the coding sequence GTGGCTGAGATTGAGCGTGCCCGCGATCTGACGCGGCTGGTGCTGGCCGAGTCGATCCCGCGTCGCTGGGCGCACAGTCAAGGCGTCGGCCGGAAGGCGGAGTCGGTCGCTCACCTCGTCGGCGACGACGCGTCCGCGCTGGTGTGCGCGGCCTGGCTGCACGATGTCGGGTATGCGCCCGACCTGGTCGTCACCGGTATGCACCAGCTCGACGGCGCCCGCTACCTGCGCGACGTCGCGGGCATGGACGATCTGATCTGCCGGCTGGTTGCCCACCATTCGTGCGCGTTCATCGAGGGCCAGAACCGGGGATTGGCCGACGAACTAACCAACGAGTTTCCCCCGGTCGAGGGGCTGGCGTCGCATGCGATCACCTACGCCGACATGACCACCACTCCCGACGGTGAGCCGGTGGAGGTGGAGCGGCGGCTTGCGGAGATTCTTTCGCGGTACGGCGATGGCCACCTCGTCGCCGAGTCGATCCGTGAGGCAAGTCCGCTGATCATCGACTCGGTGCAGGTGATCAACGCGGCGCTCGCCCAGCGGTGA
- a CDS encoding phospholipase D-like domain-containing protein — protein MNSPLARALRSAGIDVIGVAARLDVDPKTVQRWMTGRMPYPRHRDALVRITGWQAHDLWPTLPRPTEQPAMSDEVRIVYPHRSAVPTDVWARLLRRAVHEIDVLAYSALYLAEDATIPALLQDKARGGVRVRIALGDPDGQHIANRGDEERVGAGMSVRIRTALVSLQRLTTTPGITLRLHDTVLYNSLCRSDDEMLVNSHIYGRPAAHAPVFHLKSTSDAGMVATHTKSFERVWGSAKPSKL, from the coding sequence GTGAACAGTCCACTCGCCCGAGCCCTCCGCAGCGCCGGGATAGACGTCATCGGCGTAGCAGCCCGCCTCGACGTCGATCCGAAGACCGTCCAACGCTGGATGACCGGTCGCATGCCCTACCCCCGTCACCGCGACGCCCTCGTCAGAATCACCGGCTGGCAGGCCCACGACCTATGGCCGACCCTGCCGCGTCCGACCGAGCAGCCGGCCATGTCGGACGAGGTCCGCATCGTTTACCCCCACCGATCAGCCGTCCCCACCGACGTATGGGCTCGCCTGCTACGTCGGGCCGTGCATGAGATTGACGTCCTGGCTTACAGCGCCTTGTACCTCGCCGAGGACGCCACGATCCCGGCCCTGCTACAGGACAAGGCTCGCGGCGGCGTCCGCGTCCGGATTGCGCTGGGCGACCCCGACGGCCAACACATCGCCAACCGTGGAGACGAGGAACGTGTAGGCGCCGGAATGAGTGTCCGCATCCGAACCGCCCTGGTCAGCCTCCAGCGGCTCACCACCACGCCGGGCATCACGCTGCGCCTACACGACACCGTCCTCTACAACTCTCTCTGCCGGTCAGACGACGAGATGCTGGTCAACTCCCACATCTACGGCCGCCCAGCAGCCCACGCCCCGGTATTCCACCTCAAGAGCACCAGCGACGCCGGCATGGTCGCCACTCACACAAAATCATTCGAACGAGTCTGGGGCTCAGCAAAGCCGTCAAAGCTCTGA